The Verrucomicrobiota bacterium genome includes a region encoding these proteins:
- a CDS encoding CvpA family protein, producing the protein MNADHRFPVNWFDLVVVAVLVVGVLRGRKRGMSQELVDLIQWLAIICGGAFLYQPLGQTFAQFTSSGMLFSYVFVYLLIAVVIKLFFMMIKHSIGGKLVGSDVFGGAEYYLGMPAGMVRFACVLMMALALLNARSFTAEEIAADDKFQNDVYGSKFFPGLNALQNEVFENSLSGSFVKKQLEFLLITPTAPSNRKFKLKEFNPL; encoded by the coding sequence ATGAATGCGGACCATAGATTTCCCGTGAATTGGTTCGACCTCGTGGTCGTGGCCGTCCTGGTCGTCGGCGTGTTGCGGGGTCGCAAGCGTGGCATGTCGCAAGAGTTGGTGGATTTGATCCAGTGGCTCGCCATCATCTGTGGCGGCGCTTTCCTTTATCAACCGCTCGGCCAGACGTTCGCGCAGTTCACCTCCTCCGGCATGTTGTTCTCCTACGTGTTCGTGTACCTGCTCATCGCGGTGGTCATCAAACTCTTCTTCATGATGATCAAGCACAGTATCGGAGGCAAGCTGGTGGGGAGTGATGTTTTCGGTGGCGCGGAATATTACCTGGGGATGCCGGCGGGCATGGTGCGGTTTGCCTGCGTCTTGATGATGGCGCTGGCGCTGCTCAACGCGCGCTCGTTCACCGCGGAGGAAATCGCAGCGGATGACAAGTTTCAAAATGACGTTTATGGCAGCAAGTTTTTTCCGGGCCTCAATGCCCTGCAAAATGAAGTCTTTGAGAATTCGCTTTCGGGAAGTTTTGTGAAAAAGCAACTCGAGTTCCTGCTGATTACGCCGACCGCGCCGAGCAACCGGAAATTCAAGCTCAAGGA